The region ACGATCCGGGTCTGCACTCCCTGCCAGAGCAGCACACCGTGGTCCGGTGGTTGGCCCCCACCGCCTGGGTAGAAGGCCGACTGGTCAAGCACGATCCCGGCGTCCGGATCGGCTGGGTCGGACCAGACGACCACACAGTCCCATTCACGGATCGACGGATCCACCCAGTCGAGCCGGCGGGTACGTCCGTGATGTTCGAAACCCATTGCCGAAGCCTATCGATTTCCACGTGGCAAGCAGCGCGTCCAGGCGCGTTTCGTGGGCCTGGGACCGGGCTCGGTTCGGAACCAGGCGTCGACTCAGAACGGCACCCGGTGCTGGTGGGCGGCAGTCATCACGGACCCGACCCGACGTACGGCGCGAAGCGCCCGGGACACGAGGGAAGGCCGGGTGGGTGGATCGGACCGCTCACTGACGCTGTCAGACGCAGTGTCGGACGGTCGAGAGCCGGGTCGACCGGCGGTGGACGGGTAACGGGACGGTGGCTGCATCGGGGGTCCTCGGCTCGCGGGGGCACTGGCGGGGACGGTGCCGGGCGCAGCGAACCTGGTGACGGGTCAGCCGTGCACGGCACCGCGACGACAGAGCCGGTCGTCGACCGAGAGCGCCGTCACCGCGATCAGGCACACCGTGAAGACGTCCCGGACCGGGGCGGGAACCGAAGCCATCTGACAAGATGACCACCCGGTCAGGCCGGTTGGCAACCCGATCCCGCACTTCGGTGCGGCCCCGGAGATTCCGGTCGGACCCGTCATTCCCCCACCGTCCGCCCTCAGTCGAGGTAGTTCTCCGGCCCGCCGTCCCGAACGGTGTCCAGCGTGACGCAGTGGAAGCCGCCGCCGAGGACACGCGCGTGCCGCAGCCGGTGGGGCAGCACGGTAATGCCGTGCCGCTCCAGCAATGCGATCAACTCGGGTTGGTCGGCATCGACGATGGCGTGCTCCGGGTCGACCATAAGCAGGTTCATGCTGATCCAGGACTCGCTCAGGGGGTACGGCAGGGCGGTCGGCCGGTCCGCAGGAGTGGGACACCACAGCACGTCCCAGCCGCGTAGGGGCTCGGGCACCTCGTCCGGCCTGATCCGCTCCGGATTGAGCAGCACCAGACCGGGGCGAAGCAGGGCGATCGTGCTGTCGATGTGGGTATAGCCGTACACGCCGCGTAGCGGATGCACCCGCAGGTCGTCCCGGATCAGCCGCAGGGTCGAGATCAGCCAGCGTAGTCCCAGTTCGTTGCCGCTGCGGGACACCTGGTAGAAGACGTCACGACCGAGCCGCAGGACATTGGCGGCGTCGAAGACCGGCTCGGTCTCCCCGAGGTCGGGCAGACCGTCGGCGTCGACCTCGAACAGTTCGTCGCATAGCTGCGGCCGGGGTGCGGCCAGCCAGGACGCTCCCCGGCGTAGATAGTCCTGGAACAGCGGACGCATCCCGAACAGTTCGAAATAGCGGGCCCGCATCGGGCTGGGGGTCTCGATGATGGTGGAGCCGACGACCAGGGTGAGGTCCCGGGGGCAGTACGACGCCAGGCCCACGCTGCGCCAGTGCGGAGACGAGAACTCGACCGCGTGGTCGACCGCCGCCGGCTGGTGCACCGTGACACCCAGTCCGCGCAGTGTGGCGATCAATTCGGCCAGGTCCTCGTTCGTCTCGTCGACCACGTGCTTCGGGAACTGCCCCACCTCTACCGCCTTCAACTCGGGCGCGGTCAGCTTGGGGTAACAGTTCAACCAGGTCGACGGATCGGTCTGTTCCGGCATGCGGGCATGGGTGGCGTCCCCGACCACGATTTCCCGGAGCGTGGTGAACTCGTCCCACGAGTTGACCGCCGGCCGGTCGGGATCGGCCGACCTGCGGCCCGCTTCCGCCGGCGTCGGCTGCCCGTCCGGCCCGACCCCACCGGCCGGGGCCTCCGGCCGGGTTGCCACTGCGCCGATCTGACCTGTGCTCATGCCTGTTCTCCTCTTGGTACACGTGACGGATGGCACCGAGGTACGCGTGGT is a window of Micromonospora polyrhachis DNA encoding:
- a CDS encoding scyllo-inosamine-4-phosphate amidinotransferase, yielding MSTGQIGAVATRPEAPAGGVGPDGQPTPAEAGRRSADPDRPAVNSWDEFTTLREIVVGDATHARMPEQTDPSTWLNCYPKLTAPELKAVEVGQFPKHVVDETNEDLAELIATLRGLGVTVHQPAAVDHAVEFSSPHWRSVGLASYCPRDLTLVVGSTIIETPSPMRARYFELFGMRPLFQDYLRRGASWLAAPRPQLCDELFEVDADGLPDLGETEPVFDAANVLRLGRDVFYQVSRSGNELGLRWLISTLRLIRDDLRVHPLRGVYGYTHIDSTIALLRPGLVLLNPERIRPDEVPEPLRGWDVLWCPTPADRPTALPYPLSESWISMNLLMVDPEHAIVDADQPELIALLERHGITVLPHRLRHARVLGGGFHCVTLDTVRDGGPENYLD